In Luteimonas viscosa, the following proteins share a genomic window:
- a CDS encoding trypsin-like serine peptidase, with protein sequence MTLRSNIASNRSHAATGSSAFAAIILAALAATSAQASEKVVRTPDGDVTVLTAAGGAQQKILSSASAHPFATEKQRAAATPLAWPEADTVAPKGAPESALPPARRPFLDTSSAGGAALPFAEYLARQQFGEAWRKIETMQDDALQGAKDAGEKDGAHHPYIRYPGNFYTFQWTAAPWNKIGKLYFTTPSGGSSYCTANVASGNSVLVTAAHCVYTRGQGFNRNFVFVPADRYGVAPYGRYGWQSATVLNEWINNGGRRWDVAVIRLAGEATTGQPVTNYVGWLGRSWDWGYSQSIYSHGYASNLSTQYTHICAGQSYSSSWEGTDVLVQGCDMTYGSSGGGWLRNYTPNSHGGNHVNGVVSGPHIGDFGNSYVGPRFSSANIVPLCNVAGC encoded by the coding sequence ATGACACTCCGTTCCAACATCGCAAGCAACCGCAGCCATGCCGCGACTGGCTCCAGCGCCTTCGCCGCGATCATTCTCGCCGCATTGGCGGCGACCTCCGCGCAGGCGTCCGAGAAGGTGGTGCGCACCCCCGACGGCGACGTCACCGTGTTGACCGCGGCCGGCGGCGCGCAGCAGAAGATCCTCTCCAGCGCTTCCGCGCATCCATTCGCCACCGAAAAGCAGCGCGCCGCGGCCACGCCGCTGGCGTGGCCCGAGGCCGACACGGTCGCACCCAAGGGGGCGCCGGAAAGCGCGCTGCCGCCCGCGCGCCGTCCGTTCCTCGACACCTCGTCCGCCGGCGGCGCGGCGCTGCCCTTCGCCGAGTACCTCGCCCGACAGCAGTTCGGCGAGGCCTGGCGCAAGATCGAGACGATGCAGGACGACGCCCTCCAGGGCGCGAAAGACGCCGGCGAGAAGGACGGCGCGCACCATCCCTACATCCGCTATCCGGGCAACTTCTACACCTTCCAGTGGACGGCGGCGCCCTGGAACAAGATCGGCAAGCTGTACTTCACCACCCCAAGCGGCGGCAGCTCGTACTGCACCGCGAACGTCGCCAGCGGCAACTCGGTGCTCGTCACCGCCGCGCACTGCGTCTACACCCGCGGCCAGGGCTTCAACCGCAACTTCGTGTTCGTGCCGGCCGACCGCTACGGCGTCGCGCCCTACGGCCGCTACGGCTGGCAGTCGGCGACCGTGCTCAACGAGTGGATCAACAACGGCGGCCGCCGCTGGGACGTGGCGGTGATCAGGCTGGCCGGGGAAGCGACCACCGGACAGCCGGTGACCAACTACGTCGGCTGGCTGGGGCGCAGCTGGGACTGGGGCTATTCGCAGTCGATCTACTCGCACGGCTACGCCAGCAACCTCAGCACCCAGTACACCCACATCTGCGCCGGCCAGAGCTACAGCTCGAGCTGGGAAGGCACCGACGTGCTGGTGCAGGGCTGCGACATGACCTACGGCAGCAGCGGCGGCGGCTGGCTGCGCAACTACACGCCCAACTCGCACGGCGGCAACCACGTCAACGGCGTGGTCAGCGGCCCGCACATCGGCGACTTCGGCAACAGCTACGTGGGCCCGCGCTTCAGCAGCGCCAACATCGTGCCGCTGTGCAACGTGGCCGGTTGCTGA
- a CDS encoding isopenicillin N synthase family dioxygenase codes for MSARIPTLDIRRFEGDRDAFVAELGAAYREWGFAGISHHGIPQALIDDAYAAFRAFYGLPDEVKRRYHVPGQGGARGYTPFGIETAKGSKHFDLKEFYHIGRELPEESKYRDVMPPNIWPEEVPEFRERGLALYNALDALGSRVLSALALHIDLPADFFADKTNFGNSILRPIHYPPITADDIPNVRAGAHGDINFITLLVGASTAGLEVQSKKGEWVPFTSEGDTIVVNIGDMLERLTNHVYPSTIHRVVNPPGDAARQPRYSVPFFLHPNPDFLIDVLPSCITPDNPSRYPEPITAHGFLEQRLREIKLK; via the coding sequence ATGAGTGCGCGTATCCCCACCCTCGACATCCGCCGTTTCGAAGGCGACCGCGATGCCTTCGTCGCCGAACTCGGTGCGGCCTACCGCGAGTGGGGCTTCGCCGGCATCAGCCACCACGGTATCCCCCAGGCACTGATCGACGACGCCTACGCGGCGTTCCGTGCCTTCTATGGACTGCCCGACGAGGTGAAGCGTCGCTACCACGTGCCGGGGCAGGGGGGCGCCCGTGGCTATACGCCGTTCGGGATCGAGACCGCGAAGGGTTCGAAGCATTTCGACCTGAAGGAGTTCTACCACATCGGCCGGGAGCTGCCGGAGGAGTCGAAATACCGCGACGTGATGCCGCCGAACATCTGGCCCGAGGAAGTCCCCGAGTTCCGCGAGCGGGGGCTGGCGCTCTACAACGCGCTCGACGCGCTGGGCTCGCGCGTGCTGTCGGCGCTGGCGCTGCATATCGACCTGCCGGCCGACTTCTTCGCCGACAAGACCAACTTCGGCAACTCGATCCTGCGCCCGATCCACTATCCGCCGATCACCGCCGACGACATCCCCAACGTGCGCGCGGGCGCGCATGGCGACATCAACTTCATCACCCTGCTGGTCGGCGCCTCCACCGCGGGCCTGGAAGTCCAGTCGAAGAAGGGCGAGTGGGTGCCGTTCACCTCCGAGGGCGACACCATCGTGGTCAACATCGGCGACATGCTCGAGCGCCTGACCAACCACGTCTATCCCTCGACCATCCACCGCGTGGTGAATCCGCCCGGCGATGCCGCGCGACAGCCGCGTTACTCGGTGCCGTTCTTCCTGCACCCGAACCCGGACTTCCTGATCGACGTGCTGCCTTCGTGCATCACGCCGGACAACCCGAGCCGGTATCCCGAGCCGATCACCGCGCACGGTTTCCTCGAGCAGCGCCTGCGCGAGATCAAACTGAAGTAG
- the glmM gene encoding phosphoglucosamine mutase, whose product MSRKYFGTDGIRGRVGEGAISADFVLRLGNAYGHALRAAAAGQGGEWRKPQVIIGKDTRISNYMFEAALEAGLVAAGVDVQLMGPMPTPAVAHLTRSMRADGGIVISASHNPHYDNGIKFFSADGEKLDDATELAIEASLETPFSTVSSEQLGKAVRTRDAVGRYVEACKGSVSRSFDLGGMRIVVDCANGATYQIGPMVLAELGAQVETIGVSPNGTNINDGVGSMHPEGLAARVRETGAELGIAFDGDGDRLLFVDSDGTVRDGDDLLYVLALDWQASGRLRGPVVGTVMTNYGFEQALAKAGIGFLRTRVGDRYVHQALLEHGGILGGEASGHLLCLDRATTGDGIISALQVLEVLRRRGTTLQQALTGVRKLPQKTVNVRYANGAKPAEADGVKAALAAAQAAVEGRGRAFLRPSGTEPVVRVTVEADDEALVLSTLEALAGAVRAAAER is encoded by the coding sequence ATGAGCCGGAAATACTTCGGAACCGACGGCATCCGGGGCCGCGTCGGCGAGGGCGCGATCTCGGCCGATTTCGTGCTGCGCCTGGGCAACGCCTACGGCCACGCCCTGCGCGCGGCGGCGGCCGGGCAGGGCGGGGAGTGGCGCAAGCCGCAGGTGATCATCGGCAAGGACACCCGGATCTCGAACTACATGTTCGAGGCGGCGCTGGAGGCCGGGCTGGTGGCGGCGGGCGTGGACGTGCAGCTGATGGGACCGATGCCGACGCCAGCGGTGGCGCATCTCACCCGCTCGATGCGCGCCGACGGCGGCATCGTGATTTCCGCCTCGCACAATCCGCACTACGACAACGGCATCAAATTCTTCTCCGCCGACGGCGAGAAGCTCGACGACGCCACCGAGCTGGCGATCGAAGCCTCGCTGGAAACCCCGTTCAGCACGGTCTCGTCGGAACAGCTGGGCAAGGCGGTGCGCACGCGCGACGCGGTGGGCCGCTACGTCGAGGCCTGCAAGGGATCGGTCTCGCGCAGTTTCGATCTCGGTGGCATGCGGATCGTGGTCGACTGCGCCAACGGGGCGACCTACCAGATCGGGCCGATGGTGCTGGCCGAGCTCGGCGCCCAGGTCGAGACGATCGGGGTTTCGCCCAACGGCACCAACATCAACGACGGCGTCGGCTCCATGCACCCGGAAGGCCTGGCCGCGCGCGTGCGCGAGACGGGCGCAGAGCTCGGCATCGCCTTCGACGGCGACGGCGACCGCCTGCTGTTCGTCGACAGCGACGGCACCGTGCGCGACGGCGACGACCTGCTGTACGTGCTCGCGCTGGACTGGCAGGCCAGCGGCCGCCTGCGTGGCCCGGTGGTCGGCACGGTGATGACCAACTACGGCTTCGAACAGGCGCTGGCGAAGGCCGGGATCGGCTTCCTGCGCACCAGGGTCGGCGATCGCTACGTCCACCAGGCGCTGCTCGAGCACGGTGGCATCCTCGGCGGCGAAGCCTCCGGCCACCTGCTGTGCCTGGACCGCGCCACCACCGGCGACGGCATCATCAGCGCGCTGCAGGTGCTGGAGGTGCTGCGGCGTCGGGGCACCACCCTGCAGCAGGCGTTGACCGGCGTGCGCAAGCTGCCGCAGAAGACCGTCAACGTGCGCTACGCCAACGGTGCGAAACCGGCCGAGGCGGACGGGGTGAAGGCCGCGCTCGCCGCCGCGCAGGCGGCCGTGGAAGGGCGGGGGCGCGCCTTCCTGCGCCCGTCCGGCACCGAGCCGGTGGTGCGGGTCACGGTCGAGGCCGACGACGAGGCGCTGGTGCTGTCCACGCTGGAGGCCCTGGCCGGCGCGGTCCGTGCCGCGGCCGAGCGCTGA
- the accD gene encoding acetyl-CoA carboxylase, carboxyltransferase subunit beta, which yields MSWLKKLMPPRIRTDSGVTRKRSVPEGLWEKCERCAAVLYGPELEENLEVCPKCGFHRPIRARARLKAFLDPGTLHEIGGELGPTDVLRFRDQKKYADRIKAAQKATGERDALIVMEGRLRQMPMVAAAFDFAYMGGSMGSVVGERFALGAERALEIGSGFVCFSASGGARMQESLFSLMQMAKTSAALGRLRAAGLPYISVMTHPTTGGVSASFAMLGDVNMAEPDALIGFAGPRVIEQTVRETLPEGFQRSEFLLEHGAIDQICDRRELRNRIATLVAMMTRQPVPQDVAA from the coding sequence ATGAGCTGGTTGAAGAAACTGATGCCGCCGCGCATCCGCACCGACAGCGGCGTGACCCGCAAGCGCAGCGTGCCCGAGGGGCTGTGGGAAAAATGCGAGCGCTGCGCCGCGGTGCTCTACGGCCCCGAGCTCGAGGAAAACCTCGAGGTCTGCCCGAAGTGCGGCTTCCATCGCCCGATCCGCGCCCGCGCCCGGCTCAAGGCCTTCCTCGATCCGGGCACGCTGCACGAGATCGGCGGCGAACTCGGCCCGACCGACGTGCTCAGGTTCCGCGACCAGAAGAAGTACGCCGACCGCATCAAGGCCGCGCAGAAGGCCACCGGCGAGCGCGACGCGCTGATCGTGATGGAAGGCAGGCTCAGGCAGATGCCGATGGTCGCCGCCGCGTTCGATTTCGCCTACATGGGCGGGTCGATGGGCTCGGTGGTGGGCGAGCGCTTCGCGCTCGGGGCCGAGCGCGCGCTGGAGATCGGCTCGGGCTTCGTCTGTTTCTCCGCCAGCGGCGGCGCGCGCATGCAGGAGAGCCTGTTCTCGCTGATGCAGATGGCCAAGACCTCCGCGGCGCTCGGCCGCCTTCGCGCCGCGGGGCTGCCCTACATCTCGGTGATGACCCACCCCACCACCGGCGGCGTCTCGGCCTCGTTCGCGATGCTGGGCGATGTCAACATGGCCGAGCCCGACGCGCTGATCGGCTTCGCCGGCCCGCGCGTGATCGAGCAGACCGTGCGCGAGACCCTGCCCGAGGGCTTCCAGCGCTCGGAGTTCCTGCTCGAGCACGGCGCGATCGACCAGATCTGCGACCGTCGCGAGCTGCGCAACCGGATCGCCACCCTGGTGGCGATGATGACCCGGCAGCCGGTGCCGCAGGACGTTGCCGCATGA